Proteins encoded within one genomic window of Triticum aestivum cultivar Chinese Spring chromosome 2D, IWGSC CS RefSeq v2.1, whole genome shotgun sequence:
- the LOC123050012 gene encoding FCS-Like Zinc finger 2-like gives MVASVACSFFFDDELLGEHRTAAMDACSLCAKPLARDSDVFMYRGDTPYCSEECRHEQMHLDAVCAKQAARRQQRFSAETESHRGQRQSRKVSVAS, from the coding sequence ATGGTGGCATCGGTGGCCTGCTCCTTCTTCTTCGACGACGAGCTGCTCGGCGAGCACCGCACGGCGGCGATGGACGCATGCTCGCTCTGCGCCAAGCCGCTGGCGCGCGACAGCGACGTCTTCATGTACAGAGGAGACACGCCCTACTGCAGCGAGGAGTGCCGCCACGAGCAGATGCACCTCGACGCCGTCTGCGCCAAACAGGCCGCCCGGAGGCAGCAGAGATTCTCGGCGGAGACGGAGTCCCACCGTGGGCAGCGGCAGTCCAGGAAGGTGTCCGTCGCGAGCTAA